The proteins below are encoded in one region of Pseudoduganella armeniaca:
- a CDS encoding PilN domain-containing protein has protein sequence MIRINLLPHREEKRKQRKAAFVALMVLSALIGTGIVLLVGGYNARAIAVQEGRNRELKTAIVALDGKIKEIATLKQEIEALKARQQAVEDLQGDRNQPVYLLDELVRQTPPGVFLKAFRQEGQRVTVNGYAQSQERVSELLRNMSSASPWLERPDLVEAKAGTIGQGKVARKVVEFTVIVGIKRARDKDKPEEDGKAGAHQPAPDKAA, from the coding sequence ATGATCCGCATCAACCTGCTGCCGCACCGCGAGGAAAAGCGCAAGCAGCGCAAGGCGGCCTTTGTCGCGCTGATGGTGCTGTCGGCGCTGATCGGCACCGGCATCGTGCTGCTGGTGGGCGGCTACAACGCACGCGCCATCGCCGTGCAGGAAGGCCGCAACCGCGAACTGAAGACGGCCATCGTCGCGCTGGACGGCAAGATCAAGGAAATCGCCACGCTGAAGCAGGAGATCGAGGCGCTGAAGGCGCGCCAGCAGGCCGTCGAGGACCTGCAAGGCGACCGCAACCAGCCGGTCTACCTGCTCGACGAGCTGGTGCGCCAGACGCCACCCGGCGTGTTCCTGAAGGCGTTTCGCCAGGAAGGCCAGCGCGTGACGGTGAACGGCTATGCGCAGTCGCAGGAACGGGTTTCGGAGCTGCTGCGCAATATGTCGAGCGCTTCGCCATGGCTGGAGCGGCCCGACCTGGTGGAAGCGAAGGCCGGCACGATCGGCCAGGGCAAGGTGGCGCGCAAGGTGGTGGAATTCACCGTCATCGTCGGCATCAAGCGAGCGCGCGACAAGGACAAACCGGAAGAAGACGGCAAGGCGGGCGCCCACCAGCCGGCGCCGGACAAGGCGGCGTGA
- a CDS encoding pilus assembly protein PilM — translation MPDLKALFGGAAPPLVGLDISSTCVRLVELADAGKDGLRLERYASEALPRGAVTDGNIENLDQVVDAVRRVVKKSGTRARNVALGMPPAAVITKKIILPAGMSEEQLEVQVESEASQYIPFALDEVSLDFDVIGPVASSEDDIEVMLAAARREKVEDRVAVAEASGLKASVMDIESYAARAALDRLVAQAPGAGAGQVIALFQMGAQITQCSMMADGVTVYEKEQPFGGNALTQDIVRAYGLAYEEAEARKKTGDLPDSYPTDILAPFLESAALEVTRAIQFFFTSTPYTKIDQIHLAGGCALVPGLLDIIASRTRIPTAIVAPFQGMKLAGTVREQQLRSDAPAYLVACGLALRRFG, via the coding sequence ATGCCCGACCTGAAAGCCCTGTTCGGCGGCGCCGCGCCGCCCCTCGTCGGGCTCGACATCAGCAGCACCTGCGTGCGCCTGGTCGAGCTGGCCGACGCCGGCAAGGACGGCCTGCGCCTGGAACGCTACGCCAGCGAGGCACTGCCGCGCGGCGCCGTGACTGACGGCAATATCGAAAACCTGGACCAGGTCGTGGACGCGGTGCGCCGCGTCGTCAAGAAAAGCGGCACGCGGGCGCGCAACGTCGCGCTGGGCATGCCACCGGCCGCCGTCATCACGAAAAAGATCATCCTGCCCGCCGGCATGTCCGAAGAACAGCTGGAAGTGCAGGTCGAATCCGAAGCAAGCCAATATATCCCCTTCGCGCTGGACGAGGTCAGCCTGGACTTCGACGTGATTGGCCCCGTCGCCAGTTCGGAAGACGACATCGAGGTCATGCTGGCCGCCGCGCGCCGTGAGAAGGTCGAGGATCGCGTCGCGGTCGCCGAGGCGTCCGGCCTGAAGGCTTCGGTGATGGACATCGAATCGTATGCCGCGCGCGCGGCGCTGGATCGCCTGGTCGCCCAGGCCCCGGGCGCCGGCGCCGGCCAGGTGATCGCGCTGTTCCAGATGGGCGCCCAGATCACCCAGTGCTCGATGATGGCGGACGGCGTGACCGTGTACGAGAAGGAGCAGCCGTTCGGCGGCAATGCACTGACGCAGGACATCGTGCGCGCCTATGGCCTCGCCTACGAGGAAGCGGAAGCGCGCAAGAAGACGGGCGACCTGCCCGACAGCTACCCCACCGACATCCTGGCGCCGTTCCTCGAGAGCGCCGCGCTGGAAGTGACGCGCGCGATCCAGTTCTTCTTCACCTCGACGCCGTATACCAAGATCGACCAGATCCACCTGGCCGGCGGCTGCGCGCTGGTGCCGGGGCTGCTGGACATCATCGCCAGCCGCACCCGCATCCCGACGGCGATCGTGGCGCCGTTCCAGGGCATGAAGCTGGCCGGCACCGTGCGCGAGCAGCAGCTGCGCAGCGACGCGCCGGCCTACCTGGTCGCCTGCGGCCTGGCCTTGCGGAGGTTCGGATGA
- a CDS encoding penicillin-binding protein 1A → MTPPNNAAKSKSPKNILLLTVGSVVGLVLVGVLLVVFGLALAYPSLPSLDTLTDYRPKMPLRIYSADNVLIGEFGEERRNLVRFKDIPDVMKKAVLAIEDDRFYEHGGVDYWGILRAALHNATGGARQGASTITQQVARNFFLSSEQTLKRKAYEALLAWKIEQNLTKDQILEVYMNQIYLGQRAYGFASAAHIYFGKDLRDISVAEAAMLAGLPKAPSAYNPVVNPKRARIRQQYILQRMAQLGYITPAQFEEAKNEQLKVKTDSSEFGVHAEYVAEMARQLVYEQFKDDTYTRGLNVFTTITKADQDAAYLALRRGVMDYERRHAYRGPEAYVDLPKNRSEADEIIETELAEHPDSDDIVAAMVLTASPTKVTAVTASGEEISITGKGLDMAKAWLSEKAAPNRRVRRGAVIRVMQEEKDWEITQMPEIESAFIAASTEDGAIKAMVGGFDYNRNKFNHVTQAWRQPGSSFKPFIYSASLERGLSPATVINDAPISFDAGQTGGQAWEPKNYDGKYEGPMTMRRGLTKSKNMISIRILHKIGARYGQEYATRFGFEADKNPPYLTLALGAGAVTPLQMAGAYSVFANGGYKVTPYLISKVTDANGRVLSQAAPDRAGVEGNRVIDERNAFLMDSMLRDVARYGTAAKAQQVLKRPDLAGKTGTTNDSIDAWFAGYQSKLVGIAWIGYDQPKNLGNRETGGGLALPIWIGYMQKALKNVPVEERPVPDGIVMANGDYYYAENPPGVGVESLEGANRGTPAEEKARDAVKNELF, encoded by the coding sequence ATGACTCCTCCTAACAACGCCGCCAAGTCCAAGTCCCCCAAGAACATCCTGTTGCTCACTGTAGGCTCCGTTGTCGGCCTGGTGCTGGTGGGGGTCTTGCTGGTCGTTTTCGGCCTGGCCCTGGCCTACCCCAGCCTGCCGTCGCTCGACACCTTGACCGATTACCGGCCCAAGATGCCGCTGCGGATTTATTCGGCCGACAACGTGCTGATCGGCGAATTCGGCGAGGAACGCCGCAACCTGGTGCGCTTCAAGGACATCCCCGACGTGATGAAGAAGGCCGTGCTGGCCATCGAGGACGACCGCTTCTACGAACACGGCGGCGTCGATTACTGGGGCATCCTGCGCGCCGCGCTGCACAACGCAACGGGCGGTGCGCGCCAGGGCGCTTCGACGATCACGCAGCAGGTGGCGCGCAACTTCTTCCTCTCCAGCGAGCAGACCTTGAAACGCAAGGCCTATGAAGCGCTGCTGGCCTGGAAGATCGAGCAGAACCTGACCAAGGACCAGATCCTGGAGGTCTACATGAACCAGATCTACCTGGGCCAGCGCGCCTACGGCTTCGCCTCCGCCGCGCATATCTATTTCGGCAAGGACCTGCGCGACATCAGCGTGGCCGAGGCGGCGATGCTGGCCGGCCTGCCGAAGGCGCCGTCCGCCTACAACCCGGTGGTGAATCCGAAGCGCGCGCGCATCCGTCAACAGTACATCCTGCAGCGCATGGCGCAGTTGGGCTACATCACGCCGGCGCAGTTTGAAGAGGCGAAAAACGAACAGCTGAAGGTGAAGACCGACAGCAGCGAATTCGGCGTGCATGCCGAATACGTGGCCGAAATGGCGCGCCAGCTGGTGTACGAGCAGTTCAAGGACGATACCTACACGCGCGGCCTGAACGTGTTCACGACGATCACAAAGGCCGACCAGGACGCGGCCTACCTGGCGCTGCGTCGCGGCGTGATGGACTACGAGCGCCGCCATGCCTACCGCGGTCCCGAGGCCTACGTCGACCTGCCGAAGAACCGCAGCGAGGCCGACGAGATCATCGAGACCGAACTGGCCGAGCATCCGGACAGCGACGACATCGTTGCCGCCATGGTGCTGACCGCGTCGCCGACCAAGGTGACCGCGGTGACGGCGTCGGGCGAGGAAATCAGCATCACGGGCAAGGGCCTGGACATGGCGAAGGCCTGGTTGTCCGAGAAGGCGGCGCCGAACCGGCGCGTGCGCCGCGGCGCCGTGATCCGCGTCATGCAGGAAGAGAAGGACTGGGAAATCACGCAGATGCCGGAGATCGAATCGGCCTTCATCGCGGCCAGCACGGAAGACGGCGCCATCAAGGCGATGGTCGGCGGCTTCGACTACAACCGCAACAAGTTCAACCACGTGACGCAGGCCTGGCGCCAGCCCGGCTCCTCGTTCAAGCCATTCATCTATTCCGCTTCGCTGGAGCGCGGCCTGTCGCCGGCGACCGTCATCAACGATGCCCCGATCTCGTTCGACGCCGGCCAGACCGGCGGCCAGGCGTGGGAGCCGAAGAACTACGACGGCAAATACGAAGGCCCGATGACGATGCGGCGCGGCCTGACCAAGTCGAAGAACATGATCTCGATCCGCATCCTGCACAAGATCGGCGCCCGCTACGGCCAGGAATACGCAACCCGCTTCGGTTTCGAGGCCGACAAGAACCCGCCCTACCTGACCTTGGCGCTGGGTGCCGGCGCGGTGACGCCGCTGCAGATGGCCGGCGCCTATTCCGTGTTCGCCAACGGCGGCTACAAGGTCACGCCCTACCTGATCTCGAAGGTGACGGACGCCAACGGCCGCGTGCTGTCGCAGGCCGCGCCGGACCGCGCCGGCGTCGAGGGCAACCGCGTCATCGACGAGCGCAATGCCTTCCTGATGGACAGCATGCTGCGCGACGTGGCCCGCTACGGCACCGCCGCCAAGGCCCAGCAGGTGCTGAAACGCCCCGACCTGGCGGGCAAGACGGGCACGACGAACGACTCGATCGACGCCTGGTTCGCCGGCTACCAGTCCAAGCTGGTGGGCATCGCCTGGATCGGCTACGACCAGCCGAAGAACCTGGGCAACCGCGAAACGGGCGGCGGCCTGGCGCTGCCGATCTGGATCGGCTACATGCAGAAGGCGCTGAAGAACGTCCCGGTCGAGGAACGCCCGGTCCCGGACGGCATCGTCATGGCCAACGGCGATTACTATTACGCCGAGAACCCGCCGGGCGTCGGCGTCGAAAGCCTGGAGGGTGCCAACCGCGGCACCCCGGCCGAGGAAAAGGCGCGCGACGCCGTCAAGAACGAGCTGTTCTGA
- the cyaY gene encoding iron donor protein CyaY: MTETEFLDLADSTLSAIETALDRLTDEDRIDVECSRSGNVLEIEFLHNSSKVIVNSQAAMQELWVAARSGGFHYRYVDGKWVDTRDGTELFDALSQIATEQSGGSPVIVSANP, encoded by the coding sequence ATGACCGAAACGGAATTTTTGGACCTGGCCGACAGCACCCTGTCCGCCATCGAAACCGCGCTGGACCGCCTGACCGACGAGGACCGCATCGACGTCGAATGCAGCCGCAGCGGCAACGTGCTGGAGATCGAATTCCTGCACAACAGCTCGAAGGTCATCGTCAACAGCCAGGCCGCCATGCAGGAGCTGTGGGTGGCGGCGCGCTCCGGCGGCTTCCACTACCGCTACGTGGACGGCAAATGGGTCGATACGCGCGACGGCACCGAGCTGTTCGACGCGCTGTCGCAGATCGCCACCGAGCAATCCGGCGGCTCGCCGGTCATCGTCAGCGCAAACCCGTAA
- the lptM gene encoding LPS translocon maturation chaperone LptM — translation MKSTLALPVVVAACLLTACGQTGPLYMPKPPNKPATATDLGKPGVAPASAPVPSTPPASQQ, via the coding sequence GTGAAGTCCACTTTAGCGTTGCCCGTCGTTGTCGCGGCCTGCCTGCTGACGGCCTGCGGCCAGACCGGCCCCCTGTATATGCCGAAGCCGCCGAACAAGCCCGCCACCGCCACCGACCTGGGCAAACCCGGCGTGGCCCCCGCTTCCGCTCCCGTTCCCTCGACGCCTCCCGCTTCCCAACAGTAA
- the lysA gene encoding diaminopimelate decarboxylase, translated as MSHFDYQNGVLHAEGVALPAIAEQFGTPTYVYSKAQLLENFDAYANACAGRDALVCYAMKANSNLAVLNLLAQRGAGFDIVSGGELLRVIAAGGDPKKVIFSGVGKSVDEMRLALEHDILCFNVESIPELHRLNDVAGALGKKARVSLRVNPNVDPKTHPYIATGLKASKFGVAFSDALDTYRMAAQLPHLDVAGIDCHIGSQLLDDAPLLEALDRLIELIDALAAEGIHLHHVDVGGGLGIDYGVAGEEAPAPAGDYVTRVFRRVDAWRTERHAGKGIKVIFEPGRSIVGNTGVLLTKVEFIKHGEEKNFCIVDAAMNDMARPALYEAWMAMQPVKQTSAAGAVFDVVGPICESGDWLARDRALPVESGDLLVMKTAGAYGMAMASNYNTRGRAAEVIVDGNQVHLVRRRETPAELFALESVIKD; from the coding sequence ATGTCCCATTTCGACTACCAGAACGGCGTGCTGCACGCCGAGGGCGTTGCACTGCCCGCCATCGCCGAACAGTTCGGCACGCCGACTTACGTCTACTCCAAGGCCCAGCTGCTGGAGAACTTCGACGCCTACGCCAACGCCTGCGCTGGCCGTGACGCGCTGGTCTGCTACGCGATGAAGGCCAACTCCAACCTGGCCGTGCTGAACCTGCTGGCACAGCGCGGCGCCGGCTTCGACATCGTCTCCGGCGGCGAACTGCTGCGCGTGATCGCTGCAGGCGGCGACCCGAAGAAAGTGATTTTCTCCGGCGTGGGCAAGAGCGTGGACGAGATGCGCCTGGCACTGGAGCACGACATCCTGTGCTTCAACGTCGAGTCGATTCCGGAACTGCACCGCCTGAACGACGTGGCCGGCGCATTGGGCAAGAAGGCCCGGGTGTCGCTGCGCGTCAATCCGAACGTCGATCCGAAGACCCATCCGTACATCGCCACCGGCCTGAAGGCCAGCAAGTTCGGCGTCGCCTTCAGCGATGCACTGGACACCTATCGCATGGCCGCCCAGCTGCCGCACCTGGACGTTGCCGGCATCGACTGCCACATCGGCTCGCAGTTGCTGGACGACGCGCCGCTGCTGGAAGCGCTGGACCGCCTGATCGAACTGATCGACGCGCTCGCCGCCGAAGGCATCCACCTGCACCACGTGGACGTGGGCGGCGGCCTGGGCATCGACTACGGCGTCGCGGGCGAGGAAGCGCCGGCACCGGCGGGCGACTACGTCACGCGCGTGTTCCGCCGCGTCGACGCCTGGCGCACCGAGCGCCATGCTGGCAAGGGCATCAAGGTGATCTTCGAGCCGGGCCGCTCGATCGTCGGCAATACCGGCGTGCTGCTGACCAAGGTGGAATTCATCAAGCACGGCGAGGAGAAGAACTTCTGCATCGTCGACGCGGCCATGAACGACATGGCGCGCCCCGCCCTGTACGAGGCCTGGATGGCCATGCAGCCTGTGAAACAGACCAGCGCCGCAGGTGCCGTGTTCGACGTCGTCGGCCCCATCTGTGAATCGGGCGACTGGCTGGCACGCGACCGCGCCCTGCCGGTGGAAAGCGGCGACCTGCTGGTCATGAAGACGGCCGGCGCGTACGGCATGGCGATGGCGTCGAACTACAACACGCGCGGCCGCGCCGCCGAAGTGATCGTCGACGGCAACCAGGTGCACCTGGTGCGCCGGCGCGAGACGCCGGCGGAGCTGTTCGCGCTGGAGTCCGTGATAAAAGACTAA
- a CDS encoding sulfite oxidase heme-binding subunit YedZ, giving the protein MTPTPKQLTAIKAAVFVLALVPLARLVWLTLAGALVEPLQFITRSTGDWTLYFLCITLAVTPLRRLAKWNWVLKLRRMLGLYAFFYALLHFMTFLWFDHFFDVAEMLKDVAKRPFILVGFIAFVLLIPLAVTSTNAMVRRLGGKRWLWLHRLVYIVAPLGVLHFWWMKAAKHDLAQPLLFVAIVALLLGMRVWWAREKQANPTAQDRGQTRRV; this is encoded by the coding sequence ATGACGCCCACGCCGAAACAACTGACGGCCATCAAGGCGGCCGTCTTCGTGCTGGCGCTGGTGCCGCTGGCGCGCCTGGTCTGGCTGACCTTGGCGGGCGCGCTGGTGGAACCGCTGCAGTTCATCACGCGCTCGACGGGCGACTGGACCTTGTACTTCCTCTGCATCACGCTGGCGGTGACGCCGCTGCGGCGCCTGGCGAAGTGGAACTGGGTACTCAAATTGCGCCGCATGCTGGGGCTGTACGCGTTCTTCTACGCGCTGCTGCACTTCATGACGTTCCTGTGGTTCGACCATTTCTTCGACGTGGCGGAAATGCTCAAGGACGTGGCCAAGCGGCCCTTCATCCTGGTCGGCTTCATCGCTTTCGTGCTGCTGATTCCGCTGGCGGTAACCAGCACCAACGCGATGGTACGCCGCCTCGGCGGCAAGCGCTGGCTGTGGCTGCACCGGCTGGTCTACATCGTCGCGCCGCTGGGCGTGCTGCACTTCTGGTGGATGAAGGCCGCCAAGCACGACCTGGCGCAGCCGCTGCTGTTCGTGGCGATCGTGGCGCTGTTGCTGGGGATGCGGGTGTGGTGGGCACGCGAAAAGCAAGCCAACCCAACGGCGCAAGACAGGGGTCAGACCCGCCGGGTCTGA
- the msrP gene encoding protein-methionine-sulfoxide reductase catalytic subunit MsrP: protein MLIKRSPNGIDLPFPSEITPRAVFENRRAFIRQVAAGSIAGGALLEMLSREAFAQGVNPKLAAKRNAALSAQDKPTAYHDATHYNNFYEFGTDKSDPAENAGTLRPRPWTVSIEGEVKKPLTLDLDGLLKLAPLEERVYRLRCVEGWSMVIPWVGYSLSELIKRVEPTGNAKYVEFISLADRKQMPGVSSRVLDWPYTEGLRLDEANHPLTLLTLGMYGEVLPNQNGAPVRVVVPWKYGFKSAKSIVKIRFTRDMPRTSWNRSAPSEYGFYSNVNPEVDHPRWSQATERRIGEDSFLSRKRKTLMFNGYDVASLYTGMDLKKNF from the coding sequence ATGTTGATCAAGCGTTCCCCCAACGGTATCGACCTGCCGTTCCCTTCCGAGATCACCCCGCGCGCCGTGTTCGAGAACCGGCGCGCGTTCATCCGCCAGGTGGCGGCCGGCTCGATCGCCGGCGGGGCGCTGCTGGAGATGTTGTCGCGCGAGGCGTTCGCCCAGGGCGTCAATCCGAAACTGGCAGCCAAGCGCAACGCGGCGCTGTCCGCGCAGGACAAGCCGACGGCCTACCACGACGCCACCCATTACAACAACTTCTACGAATTCGGCACCGACAAGAGCGATCCGGCCGAAAACGCCGGCACCTTGCGTCCACGCCCGTGGACCGTGTCGATCGAGGGCGAGGTCAAGAAGCCGCTGACGCTGGACCTGGACGGCCTGCTGAAACTGGCGCCGCTGGAAGAGCGCGTGTACCGCCTGCGCTGCGTGGAAGGCTGGTCGATGGTGATCCCGTGGGTCGGTTATTCGCTGTCGGAACTGATCAAGCGGGTCGAGCCGACGGGGAATGCGAAATACGTCGAGTTCATCTCGCTGGCCGACCGCAAGCAGATGCCGGGCGTTTCCAGCCGCGTGCTGGACTGGCCGTACACGGAAGGCCTGCGCCTGGACGAAGCCAACCATCCGCTCACCTTGCTGACCCTGGGCATGTATGGCGAGGTGCTGCCGAACCAGAACGGCGCGCCGGTGCGGGTCGTGGTGCCGTGGAAGTACGGCTTCAAGTCGGCCAAGTCGATCGTCAAGATCCGCTTTACGCGCGACATGCCGCGCACGTCGTGGAACCGCTCGGCGCCATCGGAATACGGCTTCTATTCGAACGTCAATCCCGAGGTCGATCACCCGCGCTGGTCGCAGGCCACCGAGCGCCGCATCGGCGAGGACTCGTTCCTGTCGCGCAAGCGCAAGACCTTGATGTTCAACGGCTATGACGTGGCGTCGCTGTACACCGGCATGGACCTGAAGAAGAACTTCTGA
- the ccsB gene encoding c-type cytochrome biogenesis protein CcsB, whose product MDITQNHTENQTYSAAPGYFRRLTMLDWLFAAALLGGALFALNRYGAYMDVYEKVILVLSAPTFAALGWHWKPVRWVMPLVALLALGAIGLYDGNLEAANQRFWLRYMLSSQSAILWMSVCFFLATLFYLIGLASRSGAGASIGSRLCWAAVVLGWTGMMVRWYESYLIGPDVGHIPISNLYEVFILFALITAMFYLYYEQRYGTRQLGPFVLLVISAAVGFLLWYTVSRDAAEIQPLVPALQSWWMKIHVPANFIGYGTFALAAMVASAYLLKSHGYLVDRLPSLELLDDVMYKAISAGFAFFTIATILGALWAAEAWGGYWSWDPKETWALIVWLNYAAWLHMRLMSGLRGRAAAWWALVGLLVTTFAFLGVNMFLSGLHSYGAL is encoded by the coding sequence ATGGATATCACACAGAACCACACCGAGAATCAGACGTACAGCGCGGCGCCGGGTTACTTCCGCCGCCTGACGATGCTCGACTGGCTGTTCGCCGCCGCGCTGCTGGGCGGCGCGCTGTTCGCGCTGAACCGCTACGGCGCGTATATGGACGTGTACGAAAAGGTCATCCTGGTGCTGTCCGCGCCCACCTTCGCGGCGCTGGGCTGGCACTGGAAGCCGGTGCGCTGGGTGATGCCGCTGGTCGCACTGCTGGCGCTGGGCGCCATCGGCCTGTACGACGGCAACCTGGAGGCGGCCAACCAGCGCTTCTGGCTGCGCTACATGCTGTCGAGCCAATCGGCCATCCTGTGGATGAGCGTGTGCTTCTTCCTGGCGACCTTGTTCTACCTGATCGGACTGGCCTCGCGCTCGGGCGCCGGCGCGTCGATCGGTTCGCGCCTGTGCTGGGCCGCCGTGGTGCTGGGCTGGACGGGCATGATGGTGCGCTGGTACGAGTCCTACCTGATCGGGCCGGACGTGGGCCACATTCCCATCTCGAACCTGTACGAGGTATTCATCCTGTTCGCGCTGATCACCGCGATGTTCTACCTGTACTACGAACAGCGCTACGGCACGCGGCAGCTGGGCCCCTTCGTGCTGCTGGTGATCTCGGCGGCCGTCGGCTTCCTGCTGTGGTACACGGTGTCGCGCGACGCGGCCGAGATCCAGCCGCTGGTGCCCGCGCTGCAGAGCTGGTGGATGAAGATCCACGTGCCGGCCAACTTCATCGGCTATGGCACGTTCGCGCTGGCTGCGATGGTGGCGTCGGCCTACCTGCTGAAGTCGCACGGCTACCTGGTCGACCGGCTGCCGTCGCTGGAGCTGCTGGACGACGTGATGTACAAGGCGATTTCCGCCGGCTTCGCGTTCTTCACCATCGCCACCATCCTGGGTGCGCTGTGGGCGGCCGAGGCCTGGGGCGGCTACTGGTCGTGGGACCCGAAGGAAACCTGGGCGCTGATCGTGTGGCTGAACTACGCGGCCTGGCTGCACATGCGGCTGATGTCCGGCCTGCGTGGTCGCGCGGCGGCCTGGTGGGCGCTGGTCGGCCTCTTGGTGACGACGTTCGCGTTCCTGGGCGTGAACATGTTCCTGTCCGGCTTGCACTCCTATGGTGCACTTTAA
- a CDS encoding cytochrome c biogenesis protein ResB, which translates to MSTTSTTGIRLHTRRPLLNEAFELLSSMRFAIALLMMIAIAAIIGTIMQQNQPMPNYINQFGPFWFEVFGTLGLYAVYSAWWFLLMMAFLVTSTTLCILRNTPKMMKDMRSWRENVREQSLRNFHHKVEWQAPLARAALAQQTAARLSHAGYQTKVVEKEGGTLVAAKRGAANKFGYIFAHSAIVVICVGGLLDSDVPIRVQEWVLGKEPFKGSGVIAEIPAKHRLGLGNPTFRGNAMVPEGQASDTAVIPRADGVLIQQLPFTLELKKFNIDFYSTGMPKLFASEVLVRDHETGKTFPATIEVNKPLVYKGLAVYQSSFEDGGSKLKLTGYPMTGAQSAKFAMAGEVGGSTRLDEAYTVEWSDFRPFNVENMASRDARDVKKGESLDSAFARQLGSAAKNANNKDLKNVGPSVQYKLRDKTGQAREFQNYMQPVTVDGATVFLAGVRSSPADPFSYLRIPADDEHSVRDWMRLRAALQDPVLRGQAAQAYARRAMPQSSRAEAMESQLALSATKSLEIFAGNAQAAGFVAVSRFLEKVPAAEQEKAADIFMKILNGTLWELWQAARAKDGLAPAKADEPHARFLQLATNALSDSFFYGAPVYLQLDEFTQVKASVFQVTRSPGKAVVYTGCALLVLGVFAMFYIRERRLWVWIRDDDKGAHALMAMSTQRRTLDFDKEFDTLKRQLPQSA; encoded by the coding sequence ATGAGCACCACCTCGACCACCGGAATCCGTCTGCATACCCGCCGTCCGCTGCTGAACGAAGCATTCGAGCTGCTGTCGTCGATGCGCTTTGCCATCGCACTGCTGATGATGATCGCGATCGCCGCCATCATCGGCACGATCATGCAGCAGAACCAGCCGATGCCGAACTACATCAACCAGTTCGGTCCGTTCTGGTTCGAGGTGTTCGGCACGCTCGGCCTGTATGCCGTCTACTCGGCCTGGTGGTTCCTGCTGATGATGGCCTTCCTGGTCACGTCCACCACCTTGTGCATCCTCCGCAATACGCCGAAGATGATGAAGGACATGCGCAGCTGGCGCGAGAATGTACGCGAGCAATCGCTGCGCAACTTCCATCACAAGGTCGAATGGCAGGCGCCGCTGGCGCGCGCCGCGCTGGCGCAGCAGACCGCGGCGCGGCTGTCTCATGCCGGTTACCAGACCAAGGTCGTCGAGAAGGAGGGCGGCACGCTGGTCGCGGCCAAGCGCGGCGCGGCCAACAAGTTCGGCTACATCTTCGCGCACAGCGCCATCGTCGTCATCTGCGTGGGCGGCCTGCTCGACTCGGACGTGCCGATCCGCGTGCAGGAATGGGTGCTGGGCAAGGAGCCGTTCAAGGGCAGCGGCGTGATCGCCGAGATCCCGGCCAAGCATCGCCTGGGGCTGGGCAATCCCACCTTCCGCGGCAACGCCATGGTGCCGGAAGGGCAGGCCAGCGACACGGCCGTGATTCCGCGCGCGGATGGGGTGCTGATCCAGCAGCTGCCGTTCACCTTGGAACTCAAGAAGTTCAATATCGATTTCTACAGCACCGGCATGCCGAAGCTGTTCGCCAGCGAAGTGCTGGTGCGCGACCACGAGACGGGCAAGACCTTCCCGGCCACCATCGAGGTGAACAAGCCGCTGGTGTACAAGGGCCTGGCCGTGTACCAGTCCAGCTTCGAGGACGGCGGCAGCAAGCTGAAACTGACAGGTTATCCGATGACGGGCGCGCAATCGGCCAAGTTCGCCATGGCCGGCGAGGTGGGCGGCTCGACCAGGCTGGACGAGGCCTACACGGTGGAATGGTCCGACTTCCGCCCGTTCAACGTGGAGAACATGGCCAGCCGCGACGCGCGCGACGTGAAGAAGGGCGAGAGCCTGGACAGCGCGTTTGCCCGCCAGTTGGGCTCCGCCGCCAAGAACGCCAACAACAAGGACCTGAAGAACGTGGGCCCCAGCGTGCAGTACAAGCTGCGCGACAAGACCGGCCAGGCGCGCGAGTTCCAGAACTACATGCAGCCGGTCACGGTGGACGGTGCCACCGTATTCCTGGCCGGCGTGCGTTCCAGCCCGGCCGACCCGTTCAGCTACCTGCGCATTCCCGCCGACGACGAGCACAGCGTGCGCGACTGGATGCGCCTGCGCGCCGCGCTGCAGGACCCGGTGCTGCGCGGCCAGGCCGCGCAGGCGTATGCACGCCGGGCGATGCCGCAGTCGAGCCGCGCCGAGGCGATGGAGTCGCAGCTGGCGCTGTCGGCCACGAAGAGCCTGGAGATCTTTGCCGGCAATGCGCAGGCGGCCGGTTTTGTCGCCGTCAGCCGCTTCCTGGAAAAGGTGCCGGCGGCCGAGCAGGAAAAGGCGGCGGACATCTTCATGAAGATCCTGAACGGCACCCTGTGGGAGCTGTGGCAGGCCGCGCGCGCCAAGGACGGCCTGGCGCCGGCCAAGGCCGACGAGCCGCATGCGCGCTTCCTGCAACTGGCGACCAATGCGCTGTCGGACAGCTTCTTCTACGGCGCCCCCGTCTACCTGCAGCTGGACGAGTTCACGCAGGTCAAAGCCTCGGTATTCCAGGTGACGCGCTCGCCCGGCAAGGCCGTGGTCTACACCGGCTGCGCGCTGCTGGTGCTGGGCGTGTTCGCGATGTTCTACATCCGCGAGCGCAGGTTGTGGGTCTGGATTCGCGATGACGACAAGGGCGCGCACGCGCTGATGGCGATGAGCACGCAACGCAGGACGCTGGACTTCGACAAGGAGTTCGATACGCTGAAGCGGCAATTGCCGCAATCGGCGTAA